From Paenibacillus sp. PK3_47, the proteins below share one genomic window:
- a CDS encoding LysE family transporter, whose product MSIQLLLSYIFLGLTLAAPMGPVNSARLDKGIKNGFWNAWSVGAGSMIADGIFMLLIYMGMVRFLNMPEIQIFLWIFGSLILVYSGIESILTAEKVDIHATMRNKESLLRSFMTGFMVSITSPLSILFWLGIYGSILAKTANSYGTSHLLIYSSMIFLGLALWDLCVASLTTGLRRFLNESMLKWISIISGASLVGFGVYFGIQGIKALWG is encoded by the coding sequence TTGAGCATTCAGCTGTTACTCAGTTATATTTTTTTGGGTTTAACCCTTGCTGCGCCGATGGGGCCGGTGAATTCTGCACGTCTGGATAAAGGGATCAAGAACGGATTCTGGAATGCATGGTCTGTCGGAGCGGGATCCATGATCGCCGACGGGATTTTTATGCTGCTGATCTATATGGGGATGGTCCGTTTTTTGAATATGCCTGAAATTCAGATCTTTCTATGGATTTTTGGCTCATTAATACTGGTTTATTCAGGTATTGAGAGTATTCTTACCGCTGAAAAGGTAGATATCCATGCGACTATGCGCAATAAAGAGTCTTTGCTCAGAAGCTTTATGACCGGGTTTATGGTGTCCATCACCAGTCCGTTATCCATATTGTTCTGGCTCGGCATCTACGGCTCTATTTTGGCGAAAACAGCCAATTCGTACGGGACATCCCATCTGTTAATTTACAGTAGCATGATTTTCCTCGGACTGGCGCTTTGGGATCTATGTGTCGCTTCACTCACCACTGGGCTGCGGCGTTTTTTGAATGAGAGCATGCTGAAGTGGATTTCTATCATTTCGGGTGCTTCGCTGGTCGGCTTCGGGGTTTATTTTGGCATTCAGGGTATCAAGGCTTTGTGGGGATGA
- a CDS encoding response regulator transcription factor, producing MYSILIADDEPEIVELLQLYLEKDFHILKAANGKEALGIVNTEAVDLAILDIMMPEMDGLQLLKNIRRTCHIPVLLLSAKSQHHDKILGLELGADDYISKPFNPLEVVARVNAMLRRVHHFDVPQAGKETVSTLVLGDLSLDISTCVLHVAGEPVVLTSTEFKILKLMMGEPGRVFTRKRIYEAVWEDFYMYEDNSIMVHISNIREKIERDSKKPEYLKTIRGLGYKMDAPVER from the coding sequence TTGTACTCAATTCTTATAGCTGACGATGAACCGGAAATTGTGGAGCTGCTCCAGCTCTATCTGGAAAAGGATTTTCATATATTAAAGGCAGCCAATGGTAAAGAGGCCTTGGGCATAGTTAATACCGAAGCTGTGGATCTGGCGATCCTCGATATCATGATGCCGGAAATGGATGGCCTGCAGCTGCTTAAAAATATCCGCCGTACCTGCCACATCCCTGTTCTGTTATTATCGGCAAAAAGCCAGCACCATGATAAGATTCTCGGTCTTGAGCTTGGGGCGGATGATTATATCTCCAAACCGTTCAATCCACTTGAGGTGGTTGCCCGGGTGAATGCCATGCTGCGCAGAGTCCATCATTTCGATGTCCCCCAAGCCGGGAAGGAAACCGTCAGCACCCTCGTGCTCGGAGATCTGTCGCTGGATATCAGCACATGCGTCCTGCATGTCGCCGGAGAACCGGTGGTGCTGACCTCGACGGAATTCAAGATTCTGAAGCTGATGATGGGTGAGCCCGGCAGAGTCTTTACGCGCAAAAGAATCTATGAAGCGGTGTGGGAAGACTTCTACATGTATGAAGATAACAGCATTATGGTGCATATCAGCAATATCCGTGAAAAAATCGAACGGGATTCCAAAAAGCCGGAATATCTAAAAACCATTCGAGGATTGGGGTACAAAATGGATGCGCCTGTGGAGAGATAG
- a CDS encoding HAMP domain-containing sensor histidine kinase → MRLWRDRSKRPLQTSLAFDFLRFFLIIVVIVLAAYLFIQIDVTRKIKDYMIADPDLKPEASLYSDNPYTGPETGKLLGSGGWLEVLNQDKTLIDVIGAKADTAQSYTEEQLYGLLENGPQQQYYYSLTRYEDQGTAAWLLLKIPRNRIEITINSYPFQSQLNQPVTFYILSGTIVMLLVVVGYSYSVARRIRKPLRTVSEGLNEMIQGNYSTRIMVDAEEEFIQIGERFNYMADVIETTTEARRQAEESKQRMIMDLSHDLKTPITSIQGYAQALYEGRVTDPERQRKYLTYIYNKSSQVTKLIQNMVELLKTDSPDFLLKLGRYDLGDFLREIIADTYGEIEQNSFTLHFKVPEHAIYARFDPELLSRAVHNLISNALTYNPAGTELRIELIPGNQRVAIEIADTGIGISPELRAVIFDPFVRGDEARTASGGTGLGLAIALKNTERMGGTLKLGSSPAETTVFTIEIPV, encoded by the coding sequence ATGCGCCTGTGGAGAGATAGAAGTAAGCGGCCGCTGCAAACGTCTCTTGCCTTTGACTTTTTACGTTTTTTTCTGATTATTGTGGTCATCGTGCTTGCTGCGTACCTGTTCATTCAGATCGATGTCACCCGTAAAATCAAGGACTATATGATTGCTGATCCCGATCTGAAGCCTGAGGCCAGCCTTTATTCGGACAACCCCTACACCGGACCAGAAACCGGAAAGCTGCTCGGCAGCGGGGGCTGGCTGGAAGTGCTCAATCAGGACAAAACCCTTATAGATGTGATCGGAGCCAAAGCTGACACCGCGCAAAGCTATACCGAAGAACAGCTGTACGGGCTGCTTGAGAACGGCCCGCAGCAGCAGTATTACTATTCATTAACCCGTTATGAGGATCAGGGAACCGCAGCATGGCTGCTGCTCAAAATTCCCCGCAACCGGATTGAGATCACCATTAACAGCTACCCCTTCCAGTCCCAGTTGAATCAGCCGGTAACCTTCTATATTTTATCCGGCACGATTGTCATGCTGCTGGTAGTTGTCGGCTACAGTTATTCCGTGGCCCGGAGAATACGCAAACCGCTCAGAACGGTCAGTGAGGGTCTGAATGAAATGATTCAGGGCAATTACAGCACACGGATTATGGTCGATGCCGAGGAGGAGTTCATCCAGATCGGTGAGCGGTTCAATTACATGGCTGACGTGATCGAGACCACCACCGAGGCGCGGCGGCAGGCGGAAGAGAGCAAACAGCGGATGATTATGGATCTCTCCCATGATCTGAAGACGCCGATTACGAGCATTCAGGGCTATGCGCAGGCGCTCTATGAAGGCCGGGTTACGGACCCCGAGCGGCAGCGGAAATATCTGACCTATATCTACAACAAGTCTTCCCAGGTGACGAAGCTGATTCAGAATATGGTAGAGCTGCTGAAGACCGATTCACCGGATTTCCTGCTCAAGCTGGGGCGTTATGATCTGGGGGATTTTCTGCGGGAGATTATTGCCGATACTTACGGCGAGATTGAACAGAACAGCTTCACTCTGCATTTCAAAGTGCCCGAGCATGCGATATATGCCCGTTTTGACCCGGAGCTGCTCTCCCGCGCCGTTCATAACCTGATCAGCAATGCCCTCACCTATAATCCTGCGGGAACGGAGCTGCGCATTGAGCTTATTCCGGGGAACCAGCGGGTAGCCATCGAAATTGCGGATACGGGCATCGGGATTTCCCCTGAGCTCAGGGCGGTGATCTTTGATCCGTTTGTCCGGGGGGATGAAGCCAGAACAGCTTCCGGGGGAACAGGCCTGGGGCTTGCGATTGCGCTGAAAAACACCGAAAGAATGGGCGGTACGCTGAAGCTCGGCAGCAGCCCTGCGGAAACAACTGTTTTTACGATAGAAATTCCTGTATGA
- a CDS encoding SRPBCC family protein has protein sequence MGTESPVTITIETIVHVPVESVWRYWTEPEHITQWNHASEDWHTPYAENDLKPGGAFLSRMEAKDGSFGFDFSGVYDTVTLNEELSYTVGDGRKVQIAFTRLGNDTQITETFEAENTNEIEMQKAGWQAILDNFKKYAEAV, from the coding sequence GTGGGAACAGAGAGTCCGGTAACGATAACTATCGAAACAATTGTACATGTCCCCGTAGAAAGTGTATGGAGATACTGGACTGAGCCAGAGCATATCACACAGTGGAATCATGCTTCCGAAGACTGGCATACCCCTTACGCTGAGAACGATCTTAAGCCCGGCGGTGCATTTCTCTCCAGAATGGAAGCCAAAGACGGCAGCTTCGGATTTGATTTTAGCGGAGTATATGACACGGTAACCCTTAACGAGGAGCTCTCCTATACCGTCGGTGACGGCAGAAAAGTGCAGATTGCTTTTACCCGTCTCGGCAATGATACCCAAATCACGGAAACCTTTGAAGCGGAGAATACTAACGAAATAGAAATGCAGAAAGCCGGATGGCAGGCCATTTTGGATAATTTCAAAAAATATGCTGAAGCTGTTTAA
- a CDS encoding Asp23/Gls24 family envelope stress response protein codes for MTTAHSDYIGRVAISNRTITKIAGKAIEEIQEVMALMQGSTKRKNKTDFYKAVNLTIEDGSVSIRIFPVLRLGTPLHEISRKLQHVIKSHVEKMTGFIVSEVHITVSGIVPNPG; via the coding sequence ATGACTACTGCACACAGCGATTATATAGGAAGAGTGGCCATTTCCAACCGGACAATCACCAAGATTGCCGGCAAGGCGATAGAGGAGATCCAAGAGGTCATGGCACTGATGCAGGGTTCAACCAAACGTAAAAATAAAACAGACTTCTATAAAGCCGTGAACCTTACCATTGAGGACGGGAGTGTATCTATCCGCATCTTTCCTGTCCTGAGACTCGGAACTCCCCTGCACGAAATCTCCAGGAAGCTGCAGCATGTCATTAAGAGTCATGTGGAAAAAATGACCGGCTTCATCGTCTCCGAGGTCCACATCACAGTATCCGGAATCGTCCCTAACCCTGGTTAG
- a CDS encoding amino acid permease — MTQTCAKNTKKQASPAKDGELKWWQLSLLGIGCTIGTGYFLGSGLGIKITGPAMVFSFLLAAAGTYIVYHLLAMMTTADPQEGSFCFYAEKAFGRWAGFSCGWNYWSSKILIMGSQLTALAILSQFWFPRIPLWVFAAIYAVLSIAVVLLGTKGFDKVENILAVTKTAAIVMFIILAAAALFGWIHGGNDGRPGMPGSMNEIFPGNFRGFWSSLIYAFFAYGGIETIGLMSMQLKNKEDAPKAGQVMLIVLTIIYVISIGLVIAMVSYKAITEKESPFVTALSTYKLPFFPHVFNAAILTAGFSTMTASLFAVTNLLVTLAKDGDAPRVFQKKLKFRSLPLASLALAAAGLSLSVVTSLLLPGKIYAYITTAAGILQMYNWGFIIISAYKILKLKVKEKILSVTGLLLLLLAVTGTIMEKSIRLGFVVSIVLVAIIAAVTWMMSRKWEKSGKPNKQPAP, encoded by the coding sequence ATGACTCAAACATGTGCTAAAAATACCAAGAAACAGGCATCACCTGCCAAAGACGGGGAATTAAAATGGTGGCAGCTGTCTTTGCTGGGCATCGGATGTACGATCGGGACCGGCTATTTCCTGGGCTCGGGCCTTGGTATTAAAATTACCGGACCTGCCATGGTCTTCTCCTTTTTACTCGCTGCGGCCGGCACCTATATCGTCTATCATCTGCTGGCCATGATGACCACTGCCGACCCTCAGGAAGGCTCCTTCTGCTTCTATGCCGAAAAGGCCTTCGGCCGTTGGGCCGGCTTCAGCTGCGGCTGGAATTACTGGAGCTCCAAAATCCTGATTATGGGCAGCCAGCTGACGGCGCTCGCCATTCTGTCACAATTCTGGTTCCCCCGCATACCGCTTTGGGTATTCGCCGCCATCTATGCGGTGCTCTCCATCGCCGTAGTGCTTCTCGGGACTAAGGGCTTTGACAAGGTCGAGAATATACTTGCTGTTACGAAAACCGCTGCGATTGTGATGTTCATCATTCTCGCCGCTGCGGCCCTGTTCGGCTGGATTCATGGAGGAAATGACGGACGGCCGGGTATGCCGGGCTCCATGAATGAGATTTTCCCCGGGAACTTCCGCGGCTTCTGGTCTTCACTGATTTATGCTTTTTTTGCATATGGCGGAATTGAAACCATCGGCCTGATGTCAATGCAGCTGAAAAACAAGGAGGATGCGCCGAAAGCGGGGCAAGTCATGCTGATCGTACTGACCATCATCTACGTGATTTCCATTGGTCTGGTGATTGCTATGGTCTCCTACAAAGCCATTACGGAAAAAGAGAGCCCGTTCGTAACCGCACTGTCCACCTATAAGCTGCCCTTCTTTCCCCATGTCTTTAATGCAGCGATCCTGACCGCAGGCTTCTCCACCATGACCGCTTCTTTGTTTGCGGTCACCAACCTGCTTGTCACACTCGCCAAGGACGGCGATGCGCCCCGTGTATTTCAGAAGAAGCTTAAGTTCCGGAGCCTGCCTCTGGCCTCCCTGGCGCTGGCCGCTGCGGGATTATCCCTGTCTGTGGTCACTTCCCTGCTTCTGCCGGGCAAAATTTATGCCTATATCACTACGGCGGCAGGAATTCTGCAAATGTATAACTGGGGGTTCATCATCATCTCCGCATATAAAATCCTGAAGCTGAAGGTGAAGGAAAAGATCCTGTCCGTCACCGGTCTACTCCTGCTGCTGCTTGCTGTAACCGGGACTATTATGGAAAAAAGCATCCGGCTAGGCTTTGTCGTGAGCATCGTGCTCGTTGCAATAATAGCGGCCGTTACCTGGATGATGAGCAGGAAATGGGAAAAATCCGGCAAACCAAACAAGCAGCCTGCTCCGTGA
- a CDS encoding DNA polymerase IV — protein sequence MPKERIILLSDCQSFYASVEKAAHPEYKDRPVAVGDPARMNGIVLAACPIAKARGVTTASRVGEALTKCPELVVIRPRMRTYIKVSLLISEIYQSYTDLVEPFSIDEQFLDVTGSVSFFEQDLQDIIRSVQQHVLLSTGVWTRVGVGPTKILAKMANNMAKKKEDGVFKLDYGNLDTELWPLPVHEMFMVAGRMTKNFYRMGITTIGDIARMELGELKRRMRMTMGRQSDIQAEYYWQTARGIDPSPVVTGIRHQLKSVGHGKALRWNLYTRLPEIEVVLLELVIEVCQRARRHGYMGSVVTVAVSETDGTRSNAYSRQTTLPEPSSLTHEVAAAAYQLFVDHWTGMPLSRLTISISQLTDDSVMQLTLFDDRVRSYNREQAIDHIKTRYGSRALIRASSLLESGVALERAEQIGGHYQ from the coding sequence ATGCCTAAGGAACGTATTATTCTGCTGTCAGACTGTCAAAGCTTCTACGCCAGCGTCGAGAAAGCGGCCCATCCCGAATACAAAGACCGGCCGGTCGCCGTAGGAGATCCCGCACGGATGAACGGCATTGTATTGGCAGCCTGTCCTATCGCCAAAGCCCGCGGCGTAACCACCGCCTCACGGGTGGGTGAAGCGCTGACCAAATGTCCCGAGCTCGTAGTGATCCGGCCGCGGATGCGGACTTATATTAAGGTCTCCCTGCTGATCTCGGAAATTTATCAGAGTTACACTGACCTTGTAGAGCCGTTCAGTATCGACGAGCAGTTTCTGGATGTGACCGGCTCCGTGAGTTTTTTTGAACAAGACCTGCAGGACATCATCCGCTCCGTACAGCAGCATGTCCTGTTATCCACGGGCGTGTGGACCCGGGTAGGGGTTGGACCGACCAAAATCCTGGCCAAGATGGCCAACAACATGGCAAAGAAGAAGGAGGACGGCGTATTCAAGCTGGATTACGGCAATCTGGATACCGAGCTCTGGCCGCTGCCGGTTCATGAAATGTTTATGGTCGCCGGCAGAATGACCAAGAACTTTTACCGGATGGGGATTACTACGATCGGCGACATTGCCCGGATGGAATTGGGGGAATTGAAACGGAGAATGCGCATGACCATGGGCAGACAAAGCGATATTCAGGCCGAATATTATTGGCAGACTGCCCGCGGCATTGACCCAAGCCCCGTAGTGACCGGAATACGCCACCAGCTCAAATCTGTAGGCCACGGCAAGGCGCTGCGCTGGAATCTGTACACCAGGCTGCCGGAAATCGAGGTTGTCCTGCTGGAGCTGGTTATTGAGGTATGCCAGCGGGCACGGCGCCACGGGTACATGGGATCGGTGGTAACCGTTGCCGTATCCGAAACGGACGGTACAAGATCGAACGCCTACAGCCGGCAGACGACTTTGCCTGAACCCTCCTCCTTAACGCATGAGGTGGCCGCGGCGGCGTATCAGTTATTCGTCGACCACTGGACCGGCATGCCTTTGAGCCGCCTGACCATATCCATCTCCCAGCTGACCGATGACAGCGTCATGCAGCTCACCTTATTCGACGACAGGGTCCGCAGCTATAACAGGGAACAGGCTATTGACCACATCAAAACAAGATACGGCAGCCGAGCGCTTATACGCGCGTCCTCATTGCTGGAATCCGGGGTGGCTCTGGAACGGGCTGAACAAATAGGGGGACATTACCAATGA
- the asnA gene encoding aspartate--ammonia ligase, with product MPTVNIPKSYESLLNLTQTEKAIKLAKELFEAELSEALNLQRVSAPLVVRNGNGINDNLNGVERIVSFDAIDITDGELEIVQSLAKWKRMALQRYNFKAGEGLYTIMNALRRDEIQDNLHSIYVDQWDWEKVIPREQRNLDTLKSAARSVFNAVRTTEQLLSQFFPELTPVLPEKLHFITSQELEYLYPDLTPKERENRAAQQYGAVFIMQIGGALLSGIKHDGRAPDYDDWNLNGDIVLWYPVLEQAFEISSMGIRVDKQRLAEQLELSGDEDRKALEFHQLIFRDQLPQSIGGGIGQSRVCMFLLKKAHIGEVQASVWNEQILKECREGNINLL from the coding sequence ATGCCGACGGTGAACATCCCTAAGAGTTATGAATCCTTACTTAATTTGACACAGACCGAGAAAGCGATCAAATTGGCCAAAGAGCTGTTTGAAGCTGAACTAAGCGAAGCGCTGAATCTGCAGAGAGTTTCCGCCCCGCTTGTGGTGAGAAACGGCAACGGAATTAATGATAACCTGAACGGGGTAGAGCGTATTGTCTCCTTCGATGCCATTGATATTACGGACGGAGAGCTTGAGATTGTCCAATCCTTGGCCAAATGGAAGCGGATGGCCCTGCAGCGCTATAATTTTAAGGCAGGAGAAGGACTGTACACCATTATGAACGCTCTGCGGCGGGATGAGATTCAGGATAATCTGCATTCCATCTATGTGGACCAATGGGACTGGGAAAAGGTAATCCCCCGGGAGCAGCGTAATCTGGACACCTTGAAATCCGCCGCACGGTCGGTTTTTAATGCGGTCAGAACGACCGAGCAGCTGTTGTCACAATTCTTTCCGGAACTTACGCCCGTTCTCCCGGAAAAGCTGCATTTTATTACTTCCCAGGAGCTGGAGTATCTCTATCCCGACCTGACACCGAAGGAAAGAGAGAACCGTGCCGCACAGCAGTACGGGGCAGTTTTTATCATGCAAATCGGCGGAGCGCTGCTCTCGGGGATCAAGCATGACGGCCGTGCCCCGGATTATGATGACTGGAATTTGAACGGGGACATCGTGCTCTGGTATCCGGTTCTGGAGCAGGCCTTTGAAATATCTTCGATGGGAATCCGCGTCGATAAACAGCGTTTGGCGGAGCAACTGGAATTATCCGGTGATGAAGACCGGAAGGCTCTGGAATTTCATCAGCTGATCTTCCGGGATCAACTGCCGCAGTCTATTGGAGGCGGAATCGGCCAGTCGAGGGTCTGCATGTTTCTGCTTAAAAAAGCCCATATCGGTGAAGTGCAGGCTTCCGTGTGGAATGAGCAGATTCTGAAAGAATGCCGGGAAGGCAATATCAATCTTCTCTAA
- a CDS encoding AI-2E family transporter encodes MNQLTKALTVGKAVLLVLAIIYVGSLVDFIFEPLKSLTGMILIPLLLAAFFYYLLRPLVSLLEKKRMHRTPAILLIYVVVAMLILAFWGGVWPPLKYQLMNMINNAPALFNLLDAKVRELEQSGFLAKIFPGDSGLLSHLTEYLNKGFNLLTNYVSGLFSAVSNFAIVLFTFPILLFYMLKDGEKFGRVIVRIFPKRFRNRARTILKEIDAALNSYILSRVMVNVALGILMYLGFLLIGLPYALVLTLVAVIMNFIPYFGAIISAIPIVIFGLIESPSVGIWSLVIILLAQQIQDNIIQPLIFGKSLDIHPITTTVLVLGVGNLFGIIGMLIIVPVYTVFKILAKHTYHVFLKEKWEGL; translated from the coding sequence ATGAACCAATTAACCAAGGCTCTGACGGTAGGGAAGGCGGTCTTGCTGGTTCTTGCCATCATTTATGTGGGCTCATTAGTGGATTTTATTTTTGAACCGCTGAAGTCACTGACCGGCATGATCCTGATTCCTTTATTGCTGGCTGCTTTCTTCTATTATTTATTACGGCCGCTGGTCAGTCTGCTGGAGAAAAAGCGGATGCACCGGACACCGGCTATTCTTCTCATCTATGTGGTTGTAGCCATGCTGATTTTGGCCTTCTGGGGCGGGGTGTGGCCCCCGCTGAAATATCAGCTGATGAACATGATCAATAACGCGCCAGCGCTGTTTAATTTACTGGATGCCAAGGTGAGGGAGCTTGAACAAAGCGGCTTTCTGGCAAAAATTTTCCCCGGGGACAGCGGTCTGCTCTCTCATTTGACGGAGTATCTGAACAAAGGGTTCAACCTGCTCACGAACTATGTATCGGGACTTTTTTCAGCGGTATCCAACTTTGCGATTGTTCTGTTCACCTTCCCGATTCTTCTGTTCTACATGCTGAAAGACGGCGAGAAGTTCGGAAGGGTGATTGTCAGGATTTTTCCGAAACGTTTCCGTAACAGAGCCCGCACAATTCTTAAAGAAATCGACGCTGCCCTGAACAGCTATATATTGAGCAGAGTAATGGTTAACGTGGCCCTGGGAATCTTAATGTACCTGGGATTTCTGCTCATCGGGCTGCCGTATGCGCTTGTGCTGACACTGGTGGCGGTAATCATGAACTTCATTCCGTATTTCGGCGCCATTATCTCAGCGATTCCGATTGTGATCTTCGGCCTGATTGAATCCCCGAGTGTGGGCATCTGGTCGCTCGTCATTATTCTGCTGGCGCAGCAGATTCAGGATAATATCATCCAGCCGCTCATTTTCGGCAAAAGTCTGGATATCCACCCGATTACCACAACGGTTCTCGTGCTGGGTGTAGGCAATCTCTTCGGAATTATCGGGATGCTGATCATCGTTCCAGTCTATACCGTGTTCAAAATACTGGCCAAACATACTTACCATGTGTTCTTGAAGGAGAAATGGGAAGGGCTGTAG
- a CDS encoding YtxH domain-containing protein encodes METQTKKTIAIGAALGALVGAGLAVLLAPQQGQGGRTKLADVAEIVKEKGAMLNEKGQVLAEKGQEVAEVIKESLGVFKEIKDEALTVTEEIKTEIQNFKQDPAPPYSI; translated from the coding sequence ATGGAAACTCAAACGAAAAAGACAATCGCAATAGGGGCAGCGCTCGGTGCATTAGTCGGTGCCGGTCTGGCCGTTCTCCTTGCTCCTCAGCAAGGTCAAGGCGGACGCACCAAACTGGCGGATGTGGCAGAGATTGTTAAGGAAAAAGGCGCCATGCTTAATGAAAAGGGCCAGGTGCTCGCGGAAAAAGGGCAGGAGGTCGCAGAAGTCATCAAGGAATCCCTGGGTGTATTCAAGGAAATCAAAGATGAGGCTCTAACCGTTACAGAGGAGATTAAGACGGAGATTCAGAATTTCAAGCAGGATCCCGCACCTCCGTACAGCATATAA
- the cls gene encoding cardiolipin synthase, producing the protein MESGSLFTLILSIITLLNIILAGVVIFIERRDIGSTWAWLMVLFFIPLLGFLFYVFFGRQLKQKNFYKLSAEERIYLQSAVDEQVMTVDYMGGLTAKYANLLKMNLRSSNALITLDNEIEIFEDGQDKFNSLINDIRGANQEINIQYYIWQPDELGTKLRDELTIKAKAGVQVRILYDEIGSRLINRSFFKDVIAHGGKVEVFFPSIFRLINLRINNRNHRKLCIIDGTIAYIGGFNVGDEYLGLDKKMGYWRDTHFRIQGGAVDQIQGRFLLDWNKAANRHDMHPEQLAFRTEKHTGSSVVQIISSGPNSQTEHLKNMYLKLIASAKRSIYIQTPYFIPDASFMDACKIALLSGVDVRIMIPNKPDHMFVYSATLAHAGELLPYGVKILQYEKGFMHAKTIVVDQEIASVGTTNIDTRSFRLNFEVNALVCDEKIATELHDLFLKDSLSCSELTLQRYEARPNLLKFKEAIARLLSPIL; encoded by the coding sequence TTGGAATCCGGCAGCCTGTTCACACTCATACTTTCTATCATAACCTTACTCAATATTATTTTGGCGGGAGTTGTCATCTTTATTGAGCGCAGGGACATCGGGTCGACCTGGGCCTGGCTGATGGTCCTGTTCTTCATTCCATTACTCGGATTTCTCTTCTACGTCTTCTTCGGCCGGCAGCTCAAACAGAAAAACTTCTATAAGCTAAGCGCAGAAGAACGGATCTATCTGCAGTCCGCAGTGGATGAGCAGGTGATGACGGTTGATTACATGGGCGGACTTACCGCCAAATATGCGAACCTGCTGAAGATGAATCTGCGGTCGTCCAATGCGCTCATCACACTGGATAACGAAATTGAGATCTTTGAAGACGGGCAGGACAAGTTCAATTCACTGATCAATGATATCCGCGGTGCCAATCAGGAAATCAATATACAGTACTATATCTGGCAGCCCGATGAGCTGGGAACCAAACTCCGCGATGAGCTGACGATCAAGGCAAAAGCCGGCGTTCAAGTGCGCATTCTGTACGATGAGATCGGCTCGAGGCTGATTAACCGCTCTTTTTTCAAGGATGTGATCGCTCATGGCGGTAAGGTAGAGGTCTTTTTCCCGTCCATCTTCCGGCTGATTAACTTGCGGATCAACAACCGCAATCACCGGAAGCTGTGCATTATTGACGGCACGATTGCTTATATCGGCGGATTTAACGTCGGGGATGAGTACCTGGGCCTGGATAAGAAAATGGGATACTGGCGGGACACGCATTTCAGAATACAAGGGGGTGCCGTTGACCAGATTCAGGGCCGGTTTCTGCTGGACTGGAACAAGGCGGCGAACCGTCATGATATGCATCCCGAGCAGCTGGCCTTCCGCACAGAGAAACATACAGGCAGCAGCGTGGTGCAGATCATCTCCAGCGGACCGAACTCCCAGACGGAGCATCTCAAGAACATGTACCTGAAGCTGATCGCCTCTGCCAAAAGAAGCATCTATATCCAGACACCGTACTTCATACCGGATGCAAGCTTTATGGATGCCTGCAAAATCGCGCTGCTCTCCGGCGTAGATGTCCGCATTATGATTCCGAACAAGCCTGACCATATGTTCGTCTATTCCGCGACTTTGGCGCATGCCGGTGAACTGCTGCCTTACGGCGTCAAAATCCTGCAATATGAGAAGGGGTTCATGCATGCCAAGACGATCGTGGTGGACCAGGAGATCGCCTCTGTCGGAACTACGAATATCGACACCCGCAGCTTCCGGCTGAATTTTGAGGTCAATGCGCTTGTCTGTGATGAAAAGATCGCTACCGAGCTGCATGACCTGTTCCTGAAGGACAGTCTGTCCTGCTCGGAGCTGACACTTCAGCGCTACGAGGCACGGCCGAATTTGCTTAAGTTCAAAGAAGCGATCGCGAGATTATTATCTCCGATTCTGTAA